The following proteins are encoded in a genomic region of Brachypodium distachyon strain Bd21 chromosome 1, Brachypodium_distachyon_v3.0, whole genome shotgun sequence:
- the LOC100821286 gene encoding uncharacterized protein LOC100821286, whose protein sequence is MEPSMAPRRLWHVVRAVLFMLRKGMSKRKLAMDLQLLLQRGKIAGGKALGKLMSTTHHDKPPAASNHSTSAKAKQHAPPNFSCPARSVYDPRETEFSCSNTPSSYYPSILHQLVPTKQRQPRRWNGSRRRTGSHRGANGGEPGWYNYDAADIAKVFEVLNKDEQLLNDVVAVVANTPSPALWSSSFGRSPAPAAAPVRQLRITDSPFPLSADDAQDGGMVDQEADEFIKKFYDQLRKQQQSLTAATPEYGYASPAATGVAY, encoded by the coding sequence ATGGAGCCGAGCatggcgccgcggcggctgtGGCACGTGGTCCGCGCCGTGCTGTTCATGCTCCGCAAGGGCATGTCCAAGCGGAAGCTGGCCATGGacctccagctcctcctccagcgaGGCAAGATCGCCGGCGGCAAGGCCCTCGGCAAGCTCATGAGCACCACCCACCACGACAAACCACCTGCCGCCTCCAATCATTCCACGTCAGCCAAGGCCAAGCAGCACGCGCCGCCGAATTTCTCGTGCCCCGCGCGCTCCGTCTACGACCCGCGGGAGACGGAGTTCAGCTGCAGCAACACCCCGTCCTCCTACTACCCCTCCATCCTTCATCAGCTCGTCCCCACCAAGCAGCGCCAGCCGCGCCGCTGGAACGGCAGCCGGCGCCGTACTGGCAGCCACCGCGGCGCCAACGGGGGCGAGCCCGGGTGGTACAACTACGACGCGGCCGACATCGCCAAGGTCTTCGAGGTCCTCAACAAGGACGAGCAGCTGCTGAACGACGTCGTGGCCGTGGTCGCAAATACGCCGTCCCCCGCGCTGTGGTCGTCCAGCTTCGGCCGCagcccggcgccggcagcggcacccgTGAGGCAGCTGCGGATCACCGACTCGCCGTTCCCGCTGTCGGCGGACGATGCGCAGGACGGCGGGATGGTGGACCAGGAGGCGGACGAGTTCATCAAGAAGTTCTACGACCAGCTgcgcaagcagcagcagagcctcaccgccgccacgcccgAGTACGGATATGCCAGTCCGGCGGCCACCGGCGTCGCCTACTAG